From Anaerotignum faecicola, the proteins below share one genomic window:
- a CDS encoding sodium-dependent transporter: MSSKHTHKRGEWSSSLGFILAAAGSAVGLGNIWKFPGRAYNGGGGVFLLVYILIVVFIGSVAMLAEFTVGRNTKSNAVGAFKKLGPKWRIAGWLGIITGFIVSCYYIQVGGWVLDYIIAYITESQAVYADPLNYFYNMLGQNGFPVMSAIVYPAVFLIVCVVVLLKGVSGGIEKFNKVAMPGLLLLLIVLLIRSLTLPGAEEGIKYMFHIDLSYLNAGTVLSALGQAFYSLSLGLAIMVTYGSYLKKEENLERNVGMICFFDTFVALTAGFIIIPAVFATGVEPGMGGGFAFASLAGVFEQMTGGAFFGALFYLLLLFAALTSEISIIEGTVAFVSEEFHVDRKKTIIILSVIMFVIGIFYTLSQVYLPIKGIWFDFVNGIQYPSFGNFMEFITDRFTMPLGALIFCIFVGWRWGTKNAVAEVRQNGMFEFKLAGVWSVMVKFVVPVAIFAILVCGLVFGMSMS; this comes from the coding sequence ATGTCAAGTAAACATACACACAAAAGGGGCGAGTGGAGCAGCAGTTTGGGATTTATACTTGCGGCTGCCGGTTCCGCCGTTGGATTGGGAAATATATGGAAGTTTCCGGGCAGGGCTTATAACGGCGGCGGCGGAGTATTCCTGCTTGTTTATATTTTGATTGTTGTTTTTATAGGATCTGTTGCAATGCTTGCAGAGTTTACAGTCGGAAGGAATACAAAAAGCAATGCGGTGGGAGCGTTTAAGAAACTCGGACCCAAATGGAGGATTGCCGGCTGGCTTGGAATTATAACGGGATTTATAGTTTCGTGCTACTATATACAGGTTGGAGGATGGGTGCTTGATTATATAATAGCTTATATAACGGAGTCACAGGCGGTTTATGCGGATCCGCTTAATTATTTTTATAATATGCTGGGACAAAACGGCTTTCCTGTGATGAGCGCTATCGTATATCCTGCTGTATTTTTAATTGTATGCGTTGTCGTACTTTTAAAAGGCGTTTCGGGCGGTATTGAAAAGTTTAATAAGGTTGCGATGCCGGGCCTTTTATTACTTCTTATAGTTCTTCTTATAAGAAGCCTTACGCTTCCCGGTGCGGAAGAGGGCATTAAATACATGTTCCATATTGATCTGAGCTATCTTAATGCAGGCACTGTTTTGTCAGCGTTGGGACAGGCGTTTTATTCATTAAGCCTTGGCCTTGCTATCATGGTTACATATGGCTCGTATCTTAAAAAAGAAGAAAATTTAGAGAGAAATGTTGGCATGATATGCTTTTTTGACACGTTTGTTGCCCTTACGGCTGGCTTTATCATTATACCGGCGGTATTTGCAACAGGAGTGGAACCGGGCATGGGCGGCGGATTTGCTTTTGCATCCCTTGCGGGCGTATTTGAACAGATGACAGGCGGAGCGTTTTTCGGAGCTTTATTCTATTTGCTTCTGCTTTTTGCCGCGCTTACGTCTGAAATTTCCATAATAGAAGGTACAGTTGCCTTTGTAAGCGAGGAATTTCACGTTGACAGGAAGAAAACCATAATCATTTTATCTGTTATAATGTTTGTAATCGGAATATTCTACACATTAAGCCAGGTTTATTTGCCTATAAAAGGAATTTGGTTCGATTTTGTAAACGGTATCCAGTATCCGTCCTTCGGAAACTTTATGGAATTTATTACCGACAGGTTTACAATGCCTCTCGGCGCATTAATATTCTGTATATTTGTCGGCTGGAGATGGGGAACAAAAAATGCCGTTGCCGAAGTTAGGCAGAACGGAATGTTCGAATTTAAGCTTGCCGGAGTTTGGAGCGTTATGGTAAAATTTGTAGTTCCGGTAGCTATATTTGCAATACTTGTATGCGGCCTTGTATTCGGCATGTCGATGAGTTAA
- the glmS gene encoding glutamine--fructose-6-phosphate transaminase (isomerizing) produces the protein MCGIVGYIGSKQAPSILMDGLTKLEYRGYDSAGIAVHNGTKINMIKSRGKLVNLAKKLEENPIEGTVGIGHTRWATHGAPSDINSHPHMSGDRLIAVVHNGIIENYMDIKEDLSSKGYKFVSDTDTETVAHLMDYYYKQGNSFFDSVFMVLNKIEGAYALAILCRDHPDTIIAARKNCPLVIGLGKGENFVSSDIPAILHHTRDVYLVDNDEVAVVKKDSVDIYNINKEPVHHDIFKVNWDIDAAEKDGYEHFMIKEINEQPKIVQDILSKRMPDSKDFIDLEGINLKKEDLEKINRIYVVACGTAYHAGLMGKYLIEKLARIPVFADVASEFRYKDPIIDENTLLIVVSQSGETADTLEALRIAKKNGARVLAIVNTVGSSIAREADDVFYILAGPEISVASTKAFTAQVMAMELICFHIAMETGKITADEFKKYKEEFRQVPSKISQVLQKSIIEEKLADKYIQSKNVFYIGRGLDYLVSMESSLKLKEIAYLHSEAYAAGELKHGPIAMIEDCTLVIAMLTQEDLFEKTLSNIKEVKARGAKVIAIALEGNDGFKDEVDDIIYVPRSSWVTAPVIANVTTQLFAYYVAKKLGTDIDQPRNLAKSVTVE, from the coding sequence ATGTGCGGCATAGTTGGATATATCGGCTCCAAACAGGCCCCGTCCATACTTATGGACGGTTTAACCAAGCTTGAATATAGGGGTTATGATTCCGCCGGGATTGCAGTCCATAACGGTACGAAAATAAATATGATTAAATCCCGCGGCAAGCTTGTAAACCTTGCAAAAAAGCTTGAAGAAAATCCTATTGAAGGCACAGTAGGCATAGGGCATACCCGCTGGGCAACCCACGGCGCGCCCAGCGACATAAACTCGCACCCGCATATGAGCGGCGACCGACTGATAGCGGTCGTTCATAACGGGATAATAGAAAACTATATGGATATTAAAGAAGATTTATCGTCAAAGGGCTACAAATTCGTATCCGATACGGACACAGAAACCGTAGCCCATCTTATGGATTACTACTATAAACAAGGCAACTCTTTCTTTGATTCCGTATTCATGGTTTTAAACAAAATCGAAGGGGCGTACGCCCTTGCCATACTTTGCAGGGATCACCCGGATACGATAATTGCCGCAAGGAAAAACTGCCCTCTTGTAATCGGGCTTGGCAAAGGCGAAAATTTTGTATCCTCAGATATTCCGGCAATACTCCACCACACACGGGACGTTTACCTTGTTGACAACGATGAAGTCGCGGTTGTTAAAAAAGACAGCGTTGATATATATAATATCAACAAAGAACCCGTACACCACGACATATTTAAAGTCAACTGGGATATTGACGCCGCCGAAAAAGACGGCTATGAACATTTCATGATAAAAGAAATAAACGAACAGCCTAAAATTGTTCAGGATATTTTGTCAAAACGTATGCCCGACAGCAAAGACTTTATAGATCTCGAGGGTATTAACCTGAAAAAAGAAGATCTCGAAAAAATAAACAGGATATATGTTGTTGCATGCGGCACGGCATACCATGCGGGGCTTATGGGGAAATACTTAATAGAAAAACTTGCAAGGATACCGGTATTTGCCGATGTTGCAAGCGAATTCAGGTATAAAGATCCTATAATTGACGAGAATACGCTTTTAATCGTCGTATCCCAAAGCGGCGAAACGGCCGACACCCTTGAAGCCCTGCGGATTGCCAAAAAGAACGGCGCGCGTGTGCTTGCAATAGTCAACACTGTGGGCAGTTCAATAGCAAGGGAAGCGGACGACGTATTTTATATACTTGCAGGGCCTGAAATTTCCGTTGCGTCTACCAAGGCGTTTACGGCGCAGGTTATGGCTATGGAACTTATATGTTTCCATATAGCAATGGAAACAGGAAAAATCACCGCCGATGAATTTAAAAAATATAAAGAGGAATTCCGCCAGGTTCCGTCCAAAATATCACAGGTACTTCAAAAAAGCATAATAGAAGAAAAACTCGCCGATAAATATATACAGTCTAAAAATGTGTTCTACATCGGCCGCGGGCTAGACTACCTTGTGAGTATGGAAAGCTCGCTGAAACTTAAAGAAATCGCATATCTCCACAGCGAGGCCTATGCCGCCGGAGAACTCAAACACGGCCCTATCGCCATGATTGAGGACTGCACTCTTGTTATTGCCATGCTTACTCAGGAAGATTTGTTTGAGAAAACCCTTTCAAACATTAAAGAAGTTAAAGCCAGGGGGGCTAAAGTTATCGCTATAGCCCTTGAAGGCAACGACGGCTTTAAGGACGAAGTTGACGACATTATATATGTTCCGCGCAGCAGTTGGGTTACAGCCCCTGTAATAGCAAACGTTACCACCCAGCTTTTTGCATACTATGTTGCCAAAAAACTCGGTACCGACATTGACCAACCGCGAAACCTTGCAAAATCGGTAACAGTTGAATAA
- a CDS encoding deoxyribonuclease IV, with protein MLKIGCHLSSSKGFCAMGADALKINANTFQFFTRNPRGSKAKEIDASDVERFIKIAHDNNFGKIIAHAPYTINPCSNNEKTREFAWQTMADDLKRMEYLPGNLYNFHPGSHVGQGSEEGIRLICETLNSILFKDMSTTVLLETMSGKGTEIGRSFEEIRAIIDGVELKDKIGVCMDTCHIHDGGYDIVNNLEGVLDEFDRVIGIGYLKAVHLNDSMNPVGSHKDRHAKIGQGEIGLNALVNVVNNPRLQGLPFCLETPNELDGYKAEIELLRGFYAGG; from the coding sequence ATGTTAAAAATAGGATGCCATTTGTCATCTTCTAAGGGATTCTGTGCCATGGGTGCGGACGCTTTAAAAATAAATGCCAATACGTTTCAGTTTTTTACAAGAAATCCCAGGGGAAGCAAGGCGAAGGAGATTGATGCAAGCGATGTGGAGAGGTTTATCAAAATTGCGCATGATAATAATTTCGGAAAGATAATAGCCCATGCCCCATATACTATCAATCCATGTTCAAATAATGAAAAAACAAGGGAATTTGCATGGCAGACTATGGCCGATGATTTAAAGCGCATGGAGTATCTTCCTGGGAATTTATATAATTTCCATCCGGGAAGCCACGTTGGCCAGGGAAGCGAAGAAGGGATCAGGCTTATTTGCGAAACGCTTAATTCTATACTGTTTAAAGACATGTCGACAACCGTGCTTCTTGAAACAATGAGCGGCAAAGGTACGGAAATAGGGCGAAGCTTTGAAGAAATACGCGCAATAATAGACGGCGTTGAATTAAAAGATAAAATAGGCGTCTGCATGGATACATGTCATATACATGACGGAGGGTATGATATTGTAAATAACCTTGAAGGCGTGCTTGACGAATTTGATCGTGTTATAGGCATCGGCTATTTAAAAGCAGTGCACCTAAACGACAGCATGAACCCCGTCGGCAGTCATAAAGACAGGCATGCAAAAATCGGACAGGGGGAAATAGGCCTTAACGCTCTTGTCAATGTTGTTAACAACCCAAGGCTCCAAGGCCTTCCGTTCTGCCTTGAAACCCCGAACGAATTAGACGGATATAAAGCGGAGATTGAACTTTTGCGGGGATTTTATGCAGGCGGTTAA